The following proteins are encoded in a genomic region of Arachis ipaensis cultivar K30076 chromosome B02, Araip1.1, whole genome shotgun sequence:
- the LOC107625633 gene encoding probable glutathione S-transferase, whose product MASSSDNEEVRVLGKWASPFSNRIDLALKLKGVPYNYSEEDLANKSLDLLKYNPVHKKVPVLVHNGNSIAESLVILEYIDEVWNNNNNHAFLPQDPYHRALARFWCKTLDDKILPAIWNACWSDEKGREKAVEEALEALKILQDELKDKKFFGGETIGLVDIAANFIGYWVSILQEIAGLELLTIEKFPKLYKWSQEYINHPVIKEGLPPRDELFAFFKASAKK is encoded by the exons atggcttcttcttcagataATGAAGAAGTGAGGGTACTGGGAAAATGGGCAAGCCCATTCAGCAACAGAATTGACCTTGCTTTGAAGCTAAAGGGTGTTCCATACAATTACTCAGAGGAGGATCTTGCTAACAAGAGTCTTGACTTACTCAAGTATAACCCTGTTCACAAGAAGGTACCTGTTCTTGTTCACAATGGGAACTCCATAGCTGAGTCACTTGTTATTCTTGAATACATAGATGAGGTTtggaacaacaacaataaccacGCCTTTTTGCCACAAGATCCTTATCATAGAGCCTTGGCACGTTTTTGGTGTAAGACCCTTGATGACAAG ATCTTGCCTGCCATATGGAATGCTTGTTGGAGCGACGAGAAAGGGCGCGAGAAAGCCGTTGAGGAAGCCTTGGAAGCTCTCAAGATACTGCAAGATGAACTGAAGGACAAGAAGTTCTTTGGAGGAGAGACCATAGGATTGGTTGACATAGCAGCAAATTTTATTGGCTACTGGGTTTCTATATTACAAGAAATTGCAGGATTAGAGTTATTGACCATTGAGAAATTTCCTAAGTTATATAAATGGAGTCAAGAGTATATCAATCACCCTGTGATCAAGGAAGGCCTGCCTCCAAGAGATGAATTGTTTGCATTTTTCAAAGCATCTGCTAAAAAGTAG
- the LOC110262466 gene encoding zinc finger MYM-type protein 1-like — MEKYFKRTSSLEIGSQNNLSTSSNKRRFLEVEVESLIADTGQRPKISSYHPNDRDKAKKNYQIHLTATIDCIRFLLRQGLAFRGNDETDDSVNQENFLELLNFLAQHNEEIDRAFKNVRGNLKLRAPSIKKDIVRAAACETTKAVVNDLGDELFAVLVDEACDISIKEQMSVCLSIGVIIRNI; from the exons ATGGAGAAATATTTTAAAAGAACTTCATCATTGGAGATTGGATCCCAAAACAATTTATCGACCTCTTCTAACAAGAGGAGGTTTTTAGAAGTTGAAGTAGAGAGTCTCATAGCAGATACAGGACAACGACCAAAGATTTCAAGTTATCATCCGAATGACAGAGACAAA GCTAAAAAGAATTATCAAATTCACTTGACAGCTACAATTGATTGTATTAGATTTCTTTTGCGACAAGGATTGGCCTTTCGTGGTAATGATGAGACAGATGATTCTGTTAATCAAGAAAATTTTTTGGAACTTCTAAACTTTCTTGCACAACATAATGAAGAGATTGATCGTGCTTTTAAAAATGTTCGTGGGAATCTTAAACTAAGAGCTCCCTCAATTAAAAAAGATATTGTAAGAGCGGCTGCATGTGAAACGACAAAAGCTGTTGTAAATGATCTTGGGGATGAATTGTTTGCTGTTTTGGTTGATGAAGCTTGCGATATTTCTATTAAGGAGCAAATGTCAGTTTGTTTAAG CATTGGAGTCATTATTAGAAACATATAA